The following proteins are encoded in a genomic region of Nocardioides conyzicola:
- a CDS encoding LLM class flavin-dependent oxidoreductase, with the protein MKKIGFLSFGHWTESPQSATRSASDALLQSIDLAVAAEEVGADGAYFRVHHFARQLASPYPLLAAVGARTSRIEIGTGIIDMRYENPLYMAEDAGSADLISGGRLQLGISRGSPEQVIDGYRYFGYVPAEGSDHADMAREHTRVFLDVIEGKGFAQPNPRPMFPNPPGLLRIEPHSPGLRDRIWWGAGSRATAEWTAQQGMNLMSSTLLTEDTGVPFHQLQAEQIQMFRDAWKAAGHEREPRVSVSRSIFPIVNDLDRAYFGHESRSQDQVGHIDGGLARFGKSYAGEVDQLVKDLAEDEAIAAADTVLLTVPNQLGVDYNAHVLESIVRYVAPELGWR; encoded by the coding sequence ATGAAGAAGATCGGGTTCCTGTCCTTCGGGCACTGGACGGAGTCGCCGCAGTCGGCGACCCGCTCCGCCTCCGACGCGCTGCTCCAGTCGATCGACCTCGCGGTCGCGGCGGAGGAGGTGGGCGCCGACGGCGCGTACTTCCGGGTGCACCACTTCGCGCGCCAGCTCGCCTCGCCGTACCCGCTGCTCGCGGCGGTGGGTGCGCGCACCAGCCGGATCGAGATCGGCACCGGCATCATCGACATGCGCTACGAGAACCCGCTCTACATGGCGGAGGACGCCGGGTCGGCGGACCTCATCTCGGGCGGCCGGCTCCAGCTCGGCATCAGCCGGGGGTCACCGGAGCAGGTGATCGACGGCTACCGCTACTTCGGCTACGTGCCGGCGGAGGGCTCCGACCACGCCGACATGGCCCGGGAGCACACCCGGGTCTTCCTCGACGTCATCGAGGGCAAGGGCTTCGCGCAGCCCAACCCGCGGCCGATGTTCCCCAACCCGCCGGGGCTGCTGCGGATCGAGCCGCACTCGCCGGGCCTGCGGGACCGGATCTGGTGGGGTGCCGGGTCGCGGGCGACCGCCGAGTGGACGGCCCAGCAGGGCATGAACCTGATGAGCTCGACGCTGCTCACCGAGGACACCGGGGTCCCCTTCCACCAGCTCCAGGCCGAGCAGATCCAGATGTTCCGCGACGCCTGGAAGGCCGCCGGCCACGAGCGCGAGCCGCGGGTGTCCGTCAGCCGCAGCATCTTCCCGATCGTCAACGACCTGGACCGGGCCTACTTCGGCCACGAGTCCCGCAGCCAGGACCAGGTCGGCCACATCGACGGCGGGCTGGCCCGCTTCGGCAAGTCGTACGCCGGGGAGGTCGACCAGCTGGTCAAGGACCTCGCCGAGGACGAGGCGATCGCCGCCGCCGACACCGTGCTGCTCACCGTGCCCAACCAGCTCGGCGTGGACTACAACGCGCACGTGCTCGAGAGCATCGTGCGCTACGTCGCCCCGGAGCTCGGCTGGCGCTGA
- a CDS encoding histidine phosphatase family protein, giving the protein MNELWTVRHGKTEWSAAGKHTSITDLPLLPEGEEVARGLRSRLADVEFAQVLTSPRLRARRTAELAGFPDAEPDDDLAEWAYGDYEGITTDAIREQDPGWTIWSHPTPGGETAEQVCERLDRVVARVRATEGRTLVFGHGHALRALAARWLGRPVEAGQWFKLDTATLSTLGYEREHPVLQTWNAP; this is encoded by the coding sequence ATGAACGAGCTCTGGACGGTCCGGCACGGCAAGACCGAGTGGAGCGCCGCCGGCAAGCACACGTCCATCACGGACCTCCCGCTCCTGCCCGAGGGCGAGGAGGTCGCGCGCGGCCTGCGGTCGCGGCTGGCGGACGTCGAGTTCGCGCAGGTGCTGACCAGCCCGCGCCTCCGTGCCCGGCGTACGGCGGAGCTCGCCGGCTTCCCGGACGCCGAGCCCGACGACGACCTCGCCGAGTGGGCGTACGGCGACTACGAGGGGATCACCACCGACGCGATCCGCGAGCAGGACCCGGGGTGGACGATCTGGAGCCATCCCACACCGGGAGGCGAGACCGCCGAGCAGGTCTGCGAGCGGCTCGACCGGGTGGTGGCCCGGGTGCGCGCGACCGAGGGGCGCACGCTGGTCTTCGGCCACGGGCACGCCCTGCGGGCCCTCGCCGCCCGCTGGCTCGGCCGCCCGGTCGAGGCCGGCCAGTGGTTCAAGCTCGACACCGCGACGCTGTCGACCCTCGGCTACGAGCGGGAGCACCCGGTCCTGCAGACGTGGAACGCTCCGTGA
- a CDS encoding GNAT family N-acetyltransferase — protein sequence MPEAELAAWGVARSADGVPLPEPYGDDEHEAVTVEVDGVDVGGAVLAYAEDAGGVRCLVRVLQTTVPRDATEVWTAIATAFEQHARGRGATTLATAVAPELTSAFGRAGFQATMISAGGTLDPDTAPELQVDRTVAVREMAVEERPHFVDDAREVLVTGMAGAGMVDPASNRLEELEARLARLTDDPLPEGELLLTATVGGEPVGSAWATLVPNGDALDYYGHTMFLYPEHRGRGLSKSFLGALVRHAEGLGVADVHVRVYGRDQWARESFIRETTTIDDVHLRKDLR from the coding sequence ATGCCCGAGGCCGAGCTCGCGGCCTGGGGCGTGGCCCGGTCCGCCGACGGCGTACCTCTCCCTGAGCCGTACGGCGACGACGAGCACGAGGCCGTCACGGTGGAGGTGGACGGGGTCGACGTGGGCGGCGCGGTGCTCGCGTACGCCGAGGACGCCGGTGGCGTGCGATGCCTGGTGCGGGTGCTGCAGACGACGGTGCCCCGCGACGCCACGGAGGTGTGGACCGCGATCGCGACGGCGTTCGAGCAGCACGCGCGCGGGCGGGGGGCCACCACCCTGGCCACGGCCGTGGCGCCGGAGCTCACCTCCGCCTTCGGCCGGGCCGGCTTCCAGGCGACGATGATCTCGGCCGGCGGCACGCTCGACCCCGACACCGCCCCGGAGCTGCAGGTCGACCGCACCGTCGCGGTGCGCGAGATGGCGGTCGAGGAACGGCCCCACTTCGTCGACGACGCCCGCGAGGTGCTGGTCACCGGGATGGCGGGCGCCGGCATGGTCGACCCGGCCAGCAACCGGCTCGAGGAGCTCGAGGCGCGGCTGGCGCGCCTGACCGACGACCCCCTGCCCGAGGGCGAACTGCTCCTGACCGCGACGGTCGGCGGTGAGCCCGTCGGCAGCGCCTGGGCGACGCTGGTGCCGAACGGCGACGCTCTCGACTACTACGGCCACACGATGTTCCTCTACCCCGAGCATCGCGGCCGGGGGCTCAGCAAGTCGTTCCTCGGGGCGCTCGTCCGGCACGCCGAGGGCCTCGGGGTCGCCGACGTCCACGTGCGGGTCTACGGGCGGGACCAGTGGGCACGAGAGAGCTTCATCCGCGAGACCACGACCATCGACGACGTACACCTGCGCAAGGACCTGCGCTGA
- a CDS encoding universal stress protein, with protein MNAPATIVVGYVPTPEGLAAVEYAVGEAQRDNARLIIVNSGVRGYDSDPAFATATDLDALGSRLDGLGIEHEIRQSTQAFSPAEEILQAATDVGADLIVIGLRRRSPVGKLFLGSSSQQIILDAACPVVAVKRPE; from the coding sequence ATGAACGCACCCGCCACGATCGTCGTCGGCTACGTCCCGACTCCCGAAGGTCTCGCCGCTGTGGAGTACGCCGTCGGCGAGGCCCAGCGCGACAACGCCCGCCTGATCATCGTCAACTCGGGGGTGCGCGGCTACGACTCCGACCCGGCGTTCGCGACCGCGACCGACCTGGACGCCCTCGGCTCGCGACTCGACGGCCTCGGCATCGAGCACGAGATCCGCCAGTCCACGCAGGCCTTCTCCCCCGCCGAGGAGATCCTCCAGGCCGCGACCGACGTCGGTGCCGACCTGATCGTGATCGGGCTGCGCCGCCGCTCCCCCGTCGGCAAGCTCTTCCTCGGCAGCAGCTCGCAGCAGATCATCCTCGACGCCGCCTGCCCGGTCGTCGCGGTCAAGCGACCCGAGTAG
- a CDS encoding MerR family transcriptional regulator translates to MSMRASQVADAAGVNRETLRYYERRGLLARPDRSPGGHRVYDEQVVVTLRVIKAAQRLGFTLDEVADLIEVGRRRGRDSSLQARAADKLVEVEARIEDLGMIKANLAAAIAAGCDDLHQCAGSDCCPIPFVDLAQVTTVERAGER, encoded by the coding sequence ATGAGCATGCGAGCGAGCCAGGTCGCCGATGCAGCGGGTGTGAACCGCGAGACGCTTCGCTACTACGAGCGTCGCGGGCTGCTGGCACGGCCGGACCGCAGCCCCGGCGGTCATCGGGTGTACGACGAGCAGGTGGTCGTGACGCTTCGGGTGATCAAGGCCGCTCAACGACTGGGGTTCACCCTGGACGAGGTCGCGGACCTCATCGAGGTCGGCCGCCGTCGCGGCCGCGACTCGAGCCTGCAGGCGCGCGCCGCTGACAAGCTGGTCGAGGTCGAGGCCCGCATCGAGGACCTCGGCATGATCAAGGCCAACCTGGCGGCAGCGATCGCGGCAGGCTGCGACGACCTGCACCAGTGCGCCGGCAGCGACTGCTGTCCCATCCCGTTCGTCGACCTGGCCCAGGTCACCACGGTCGAGAGGGCCGGGGAGCGATGA
- a CDS encoding dihydrofolate reductase family protein, with translation MRPLRYSINVTLDGCCHHEAGIAPDEESMAFWTAEMGRADGLLFGRVTYEMMESAWRRPATGTWPEWMDEWEVPFAETIDRTRKYVVSSTLSEVDWNAELVQGDLGEAVRRLKQEPGEGLFVGGVTLPLALADLGLIDEYQFLVQPVLAGHGPTLLAGLRERIQLELVDRHEFRSGSVALRYRPVGSLA, from the coding sequence ATGAGACCACTGCGCTACTCGATCAACGTCACGCTCGACGGCTGCTGCCACCACGAGGCAGGGATCGCGCCGGACGAGGAGTCGATGGCCTTCTGGACCGCCGAGATGGGACGAGCCGACGGCCTCCTCTTCGGTCGGGTGACCTACGAGATGATGGAGTCGGCGTGGCGGCGACCGGCGACGGGCACGTGGCCCGAGTGGATGGACGAGTGGGAGGTCCCGTTCGCCGAGACCATCGACCGGACCAGGAAGTACGTCGTGTCGAGCACGCTGAGCGAGGTCGACTGGAACGCCGAGCTGGTGCAGGGCGACCTCGGCGAAGCGGTGCGGCGGCTCAAGCAGGAGCCGGGTGAGGGCCTGTTCGTCGGTGGCGTGACGCTCCCCCTGGCGTTGGCAGACCTGGGCCTGATCGACGAGTACCAGTTCCTGGTGCAGCCGGTCCTCGCCGGACACGGACCGACCCTGCTCGCCGGCCTGCGCGAACGCATCCAGCTCGAGCTCGTGGACCGTCACGAGTTCCGGTCGGGGTCGGTCGCCCTGCGCTACCGGCCCGTGGGGTCACTCGCCTGA
- a CDS encoding HNH endonuclease signature motif containing protein: MTAMTTPHHQVATATARMRGIADAVVDASVWSMTAAEAASTLVELTKLEAQVVELRARVARHADELQVGTDVGATSTATWLAHQTRITRSAAAGVVHLGYDLDTHDVVRDALAAGDLRVEQAQVIVRAVKELPEDLDPDLVIRAERHLVDAASEHDANTLRILGRRLLEVVAPDLADQHEADLLEKEEAKAAQATRLTMTDDGHGKTHARFTLPTVQAAMLKKMLLAIAAPKHQAATHGPGVERRPGPERMGRAFAELIERISANDLPKVGGTDATIVIHIDLDVLTGKLQKAGVLDTGERISPAQVRRLACTARILPVVLNGKSEVLDVGRAKRFFTKAQLTALAIRDGGCLAESCDWPPWMCHGHHWTRWTDDGPTDLANGGLLCPRHHARAHDPTYETTHQPDGTVSFHRRC, translated from the coding sequence ATGACAGCGATGACCACACCCCACCACCAGGTGGCCACGGCGACCGCGCGGATGCGCGGCATTGCCGACGCCGTGGTGGACGCGTCGGTGTGGTCCATGACCGCTGCCGAGGCCGCTTCTACTTTGGTGGAGCTGACGAAGCTGGAGGCGCAGGTCGTGGAGCTCCGCGCGCGGGTCGCGCGGCACGCCGACGAGCTGCAGGTCGGCACCGACGTCGGTGCGACGTCGACCGCGACGTGGCTCGCTCATCAGACCAGGATCACCCGGTCGGCCGCGGCCGGGGTGGTGCACCTCGGCTACGACCTCGACACCCACGACGTCGTCCGCGACGCCCTCGCTGCTGGTGACCTGCGGGTCGAGCAAGCCCAGGTCATCGTCCGTGCCGTGAAGGAGCTGCCCGAGGATCTGGACCCGGATCTGGTGATCCGCGCGGAGCGTCATCTTGTGGATGCCGCGAGCGAGCACGACGCGAACACGCTGCGGATCCTCGGCCGCCGCCTGTTGGAAGTGGTGGCACCGGACCTCGCGGACCAGCACGAGGCCGACCTCCTCGAGAAGGAGGAAGCCAAAGCAGCCCAAGCGACCCGGCTGACGATGACCGACGACGGGCACGGCAAGACCCACGCCCGGTTCACGCTCCCGACGGTCCAGGCGGCAATGCTCAAGAAGATGCTCCTCGCGATCGCCGCGCCCAAGCACCAGGCCGCCACCCACGGACCAGGGGTCGAACGCCGCCCCGGACCCGAGCGGATGGGGAGAGCGTTCGCCGAACTCATCGAACGGATCTCCGCCAATGACCTGCCCAAGGTCGGCGGCACCGACGCCACCATCGTGATCCACATCGACCTCGACGTGTTGACGGGCAAGCTGCAGAAGGCCGGGGTCCTCGACACCGGCGAACGCATCAGCCCCGCACAGGTCCGCCGACTCGCCTGCACCGCCCGGATCCTCCCCGTCGTCCTCAACGGCAAGTCCGAGGTCCTCGACGTCGGCCGCGCCAAGCGGTTCTTCACCAAGGCCCAGCTGACCGCGCTGGCCATCCGGGACGGCGGCTGCCTCGCCGAGAGCTGCGACTGGCCACCCTGGATGTGCCACGGACATCACTGGACCCGCTGGACCGACGACGGCCCGACGGACCTGGCCAACGGCGGTCTCCTGTGCCCGAGGCATCACGCCCGAGCCCACGACCCGACGTACGAGACGACCCACCAACCCGACGGCACGGTCAGCTTCCACCGCAGGTGCTAG
- a CDS encoding NDMA-dependent alcohol dehydrogenase yields MHTRGAVIKEAPGTYEVVDLEVEDPRQGEIQVEMTASGLCHSDDHIATGDIPVGVYPFCGGHEGAGVVSAVGPHTPGWKEGDHVVFSFLPSCGQCTWCSRGMQNLCDLGATLLMGSRWDDPTSFRLSYEGQPVGQMCGISTFAQVTTVAVDSAVKVADDIPLDKACLVGCGVGTGWGSAVNSAEVRPGDVVIVMGVGGIGINAVQGAAHAGASRVIAVDPVELKRTKALELGATDALASMEEATELAQSLTNGQGADSAIVTVGVITGDHLGQAMASIRKAGTVVVTGLGDVQAVGAPISLADITLFQKRIQGSLFGASNPKTDIPKLLRLYQEGNLKLDELVTRTYKLDEIAQGYEDMHAGTNLRGVVVY; encoded by the coding sequence ATGCACACACGAGGCGCGGTCATCAAGGAGGCACCGGGCACCTACGAGGTGGTCGACCTGGAGGTCGAGGACCCGCGGCAGGGCGAGATCCAGGTCGAGATGACGGCGTCCGGGCTGTGCCACTCCGACGACCACATCGCGACCGGTGACATCCCCGTCGGGGTCTACCCGTTCTGCGGTGGCCACGAGGGTGCCGGCGTGGTGAGCGCCGTCGGGCCGCACACGCCCGGGTGGAAGGAGGGCGACCACGTGGTCTTCTCGTTCCTCCCGTCGTGCGGCCAGTGCACCTGGTGCTCACGGGGCATGCAGAACCTCTGCGACCTCGGCGCCACCCTGCTGATGGGCTCCCGCTGGGACGACCCGACGAGCTTCCGGCTGTCGTACGAGGGTCAGCCGGTCGGTCAGATGTGCGGCATCTCCACCTTCGCCCAGGTGACGACCGTGGCCGTCGACTCCGCCGTGAAGGTGGCCGACGACATCCCGCTCGATAAGGCCTGCCTGGTCGGGTGCGGTGTCGGCACCGGCTGGGGCTCGGCCGTCAACTCCGCCGAGGTCCGCCCCGGCGACGTCGTGATCGTGATGGGTGTGGGCGGGATCGGCATCAACGCCGTCCAGGGTGCGGCGCACGCGGGTGCGTCCCGCGTGATCGCGGTCGATCCCGTCGAGCTCAAGCGGACCAAGGCGCTGGAGCTCGGCGCCACCGACGCCCTCGCCTCGATGGAGGAGGCGACCGAGCTCGCCCAGTCGCTGACCAACGGCCAGGGCGCGGACTCCGCCATCGTCACCGTCGGCGTCATCACCGGCGACCACCTGGGTCAGGCGATGGCCTCGATCCGCAAGGCCGGCACGGTCGTCGTGACCGGCCTCGGTGACGTCCAGGCGGTCGGTGCGCCGATCTCGCTCGCGGACATCACCCTCTTCCAGAAGCGGATCCAGGGCTCCCTCTTCGGCGCCTCCAACCCGAAGACCGACATCCCCAAGCTGCTCCGGCTCTACCAGGAGGGCAACCTCAAGCTCGACGAGCTCGTGACCCGGACGTACAAGCTCGACGAGATCGCGCAGGGGTACGAGGACATGCACGCCGGCACCAACCTGCGCGGGGTGGTCGTCTACTGA
- a CDS encoding SigE family RNA polymerase sigma factor: protein MVHTAAGRAEAPTFEEYAGSAWPSLYRYAYLLTGNHADAEDVAQQTLVKAHGSWARVEAADSPAAYLRRMLTNTYLSERRPQKRRLEVLTDEPPEPVLAPASGLEDRMTLWPHVTSLPPRQRAVIVLRYYEQLSEQEIADALGCSRGNVKSTAHRALNALRAALDTEKEV, encoded by the coding sequence ATGGTCCACACCGCAGCGGGGCGCGCTGAAGCGCCCACGTTCGAGGAGTACGCCGGCAGCGCGTGGCCGTCGCTCTACCGCTACGCCTACCTGCTGACCGGCAACCACGCCGACGCCGAGGACGTCGCCCAGCAGACGCTGGTCAAGGCGCACGGGTCCTGGGCGCGGGTCGAGGCGGCGGACTCGCCGGCGGCGTACCTGCGCCGGATGCTCACCAACACCTACCTGTCCGAGCGCCGGCCGCAGAAGCGGCGGCTCGAGGTGCTCACCGACGAGCCGCCCGAGCCGGTGCTGGCGCCCGCGAGCGGCCTCGAGGACCGGATGACGCTGTGGCCGCACGTGACGTCACTGCCGCCCCGGCAGCGCGCGGTGATCGTGCTGCGCTACTACGAGCAGCTCAGCGAGCAGGAGATCGCGGACGCGCTCGGCTGCTCCCGCGGCAACGTGAAGTCCACCGCGCACCGTGCCCTGAACGCGTTGCGTGCGGCGCTCGACACCGAGAAGGAGGTCTGA
- a CDS encoding response regulator transcription factor, producing the protein MSKVLVVDDEPALARALAINLRAHGWEVVTAADGRSALEAAATEHPDVVLLDLGLPDIDGTEVLAGLRGWTKVPIVVLSARQHGEDKVEALDLGADDYVTKPFAMNELLARLRAAVRRGQEGAPETTEVVAGDLVIDLARKRVSRAGVDVRLTPTEWSFLELLARNVGRLVTREQVLHEVWGPSYEHETNYLRVYAAQLRRKLEADPAHPVHLVTTAGLGYTLEP; encoded by the coding sequence ATGAGCAAGGTCCTGGTCGTCGACGACGAGCCGGCGCTGGCGCGCGCGCTCGCGATCAACCTGCGCGCCCACGGCTGGGAGGTGGTCACCGCGGCCGACGGCCGGTCCGCGCTGGAGGCGGCCGCGACCGAGCACCCCGACGTCGTGCTGCTCGACCTCGGGCTCCCCGACATCGACGGCACCGAGGTGCTGGCCGGCCTGCGCGGCTGGACGAAGGTGCCGATCGTGGTGCTCTCCGCGCGCCAGCACGGCGAGGACAAGGTCGAGGCGCTCGACCTCGGGGCCGACGACTACGTGACCAAGCCGTTCGCGATGAACGAGCTGCTCGCCCGGCTGCGCGCCGCCGTCCGGCGCGGGCAGGAGGGCGCCCCCGAGACGACCGAGGTGGTGGCCGGCGACCTGGTCATCGACCTCGCCCGCAAGCGGGTCTCGCGGGCCGGCGTCGACGTACGCCTGACCCCCACGGAGTGGTCCTTCCTGGAGCTCCTCGCCCGCAACGTCGGCCGTCTCGTCACCCGCGAGCAGGTGCTCCACGAGGTCTGGGGGCCGTCGTACGAGCACGAGACCAACTACCTGCGCGTGTACGCCGCCCAGCTGCGCCGCAAGCTCGAGGCGGACCCGGCCCACCCCGTCCATCTCGTCACCACCGCCGGGCTCGGCTACACCCTCGAGCCCTGA
- a CDS encoding sensor histidine kinase, producing the protein MDADAQVGRRGRLTVYLGAAPGVGKTYAMLSEARRRCERGTDVVVGYVETHGREHTTDMLDGLEVVPRREVSYRGTTFTEMDTDAVLARRPAVVCVDELAHTNVPGSTTEKRAEDVERLRVAGIDVITTVNIQHLESLNDEVERITGVRQRETVPDEVVRTADQIQLVDMSPDALRRRMAHGNIYRPEQVDASLTSYFRVGNLTALRELALLWLADRVDDALGDYRRAHRIEAPWPAKERIVVAVTGGPESETLLRRGARLAQRAAGSELLAVHVIANDGLANPDETRIARAQQLVASLGGTFHSVVGEDVSAAVVDFATGANATMVVVGVSRHGRVRRLFTGTTGDRIASLAGSIDVHLVTHGEVARTARSRWYLSPLSRRRQVVGLGLSVVLPLLLTLVLRLTDNPDQLPLDVLLFLAVTVLVALVGGLVPALVAALGGFLLMNWFFTPPVRDLTISDPANLVALLVFVAVAVGVATVVDRASRRATDAVRARTEAATLGALSRSVLTGQDTAEAIVERLREVFGQESVALLARGPAGWTVVADSGTSPACEPDAGDTRVQVDDDHVLVLCGSPLRATDQRVLEGFAVQTGLVLEYRRLREREERAAALERAEATSTSVLRAVSHDLRTPLATMRASVDGLVSGSLDEADRAELVAAVDSSTEQLERLIDNLLDLSRLESGLLHPVLRDRSLEEILPLAVAGQPEGSVVLELDESAPLVRTDAGLIERVVANLVANAVRVSGGTPVRVLAHVLPDTVDVLVVDRGPGVPEDRRSRMFEPFQRLGDTSAGGLGLGLAVARGLAEAVGGTLSAEDTPGGGLTMVLSIPRTSA; encoded by the coding sequence ATGGACGCCGATGCGCAGGTCGGGCGCCGAGGGCGGCTCACCGTCTACCTCGGCGCCGCGCCCGGCGTCGGCAAGACCTACGCGATGCTCTCCGAGGCGCGCCGCCGCTGCGAGCGCGGCACGGACGTGGTGGTCGGGTACGTCGAGACGCACGGTCGCGAGCACACGACGGACATGCTCGACGGGCTCGAGGTGGTGCCGCGACGGGAGGTCTCCTACCGCGGCACGACCTTCACCGAGATGGACACCGACGCGGTGCTCGCACGCCGCCCGGCCGTGGTCTGCGTCGACGAGCTCGCCCACACCAACGTGCCGGGCAGCACGACCGAGAAGCGGGCAGAGGACGTCGAGCGGCTGCGCGTCGCGGGCATCGACGTCATCACCACCGTCAACATCCAGCACCTCGAGTCCCTGAACGACGAGGTGGAGCGGATCACCGGCGTCCGGCAGCGCGAGACGGTGCCCGACGAGGTGGTCCGCACGGCCGACCAGATTCAGCTCGTCGACATGTCGCCGGACGCGCTGCGCCGCCGGATGGCGCACGGCAACATCTACCGGCCCGAGCAGGTGGACGCGTCACTCACGTCGTACTTCAGGGTCGGCAACCTGACCGCTCTCCGCGAGCTCGCCCTGCTGTGGCTGGCCGACCGGGTCGACGACGCGCTCGGCGACTACCGGCGCGCGCACCGGATCGAGGCGCCGTGGCCGGCCAAGGAGCGGATCGTGGTCGCGGTCACCGGCGGCCCCGAGAGCGAGACGCTGCTGCGTCGCGGCGCCCGGCTGGCCCAGCGCGCCGCCGGCTCCGAGCTGCTCGCCGTCCACGTCATCGCCAACGACGGCCTCGCCAACCCGGACGAGACCCGGATCGCCCGCGCGCAGCAGCTCGTCGCCTCGCTCGGCGGCACCTTCCACTCGGTCGTGGGGGAGGACGTGTCGGCCGCGGTCGTCGACTTCGCGACCGGTGCCAACGCGACCATGGTCGTCGTCGGCGTCTCCCGGCACGGCCGGGTCCGTCGTCTCTTCACCGGTACGACGGGGGACCGGATCGCCTCGCTCGCCGGCTCCATCGACGTCCACCTCGTCACGCACGGCGAGGTGGCCCGCACGGCCCGGTCGCGGTGGTACCTCTCGCCGCTCAGCCGCCGGCGCCAGGTCGTCGGTCTCGGGCTCTCCGTGGTCCTGCCGCTGCTGCTGACGCTGGTCCTGCGGCTGACCGACAACCCCGACCAGCTGCCGCTCGACGTGCTCCTCTTCCTCGCCGTCACGGTGCTCGTGGCGCTGGTCGGCGGGCTGGTGCCCGCGCTGGTCGCCGCGCTCGGTGGCTTCCTGCTGATGAACTGGTTCTTCACCCCGCCCGTCCGCGACCTCACGATCTCCGACCCCGCCAACCTCGTTGCCCTGCTGGTGTTCGTGGCCGTGGCCGTCGGCGTCGCGACCGTCGTCGACCGGGCCTCGCGGCGGGCGACGGACGCCGTACGCGCCCGGACGGAGGCGGCCACCCTCGGTGCCCTGTCGCGCTCGGTGCTGACCGGCCAGGACACCGCGGAGGCGATCGTCGAGCGGCTCCGCGAGGTGTTCGGGCAGGAGTCCGTCGCGCTGCTCGCCCGCGGCCCCGCAGGCTGGACCGTCGTCGCCGACAGCGGCACGTCGCCCGCCTGCGAGCCGGACGCCGGCGACACCCGGGTGCAGGTCGACGACGACCACGTCCTCGTCCTCTGCGGCTCGCCCCTGCGCGCGACCGACCAGCGGGTGCTCGAGGGGTTCGCCGTGCAGACCGGGCTGGTGCTGGAGTACCGCCGGCTCCGCGAGCGCGAGGAGCGCGCCGCCGCCCTCGAGCGCGCCGAGGCCACCAGCACGTCGGTGCTCCGGGCCGTCTCCCACGACCTGCGCACACCGCTCGCCACGATGCGCGCCTCCGTCGACGGCCTGGTGTCCGGGTCGCTCGACGAGGCGGACCGCGCGGAGCTGGTCGCCGCCGTCGACTCCTCGACCGAGCAGCTGGAGCGGCTCATCGACAACCTGCTCGACCTCTCGCGGCTGGAGTCCGGCCTGCTGCACCCCGTGCTCCGCGACCGCAGCCTCGAGGAGATCCTGCCCCTCGCGGTCGCCGGCCAGCCCGAGGGCAGCGTGGTGCTGGAGCTCGACGAGTCGGCGCCGCTGGTGCGCACCGACGCCGGGCTGATCGAGCGCGTCGTCGCCAACCTGGTCGCCAACGCGGTCCGCGTGTCGGGCGGTACGCCGGTGCGGGTGCTCGCCCACGTCCTGCCGGACACCGTCGACGTGCTGGTCGTCGACCGCGGCCCCGGCGTACCGGAGGACCGGCGGAGCCGGATGTTCGAGCCCTTCCAGCGGCTCGGCGACACCAGCGCGGGCGGGCTCGGCCTCGGTCTGGCCGTGGCGCGCGGCCTCGCCGAGGCCGTCGGTGGCACGCTGTCCGCCGAGGACACTCCCGGTGGAGGGCTGACCATGGTGCTGTCGATCCCGCGGACCAGTGCATGA
- a CDS encoding potassium-transporting ATPase subunit C, producing MKDLYALFRQSLAGLRVLVAATLLLGVAYPVVVYGAAAVASPWKSHGSLVTVTGGHTTDADKAVGSALLGQTVDDDALFQDRPSAAGDGYDPLNSYGSNYGPEDPDLIAAIKERQAEIAEREGVDPADVPPDAVTASGSGLDPDISEAYAALQVPRVARANGLTEAAVRHLVAEHTSGRTWGVLGEPRVDVLELNIAVQVLAGS from the coding sequence ATGAAGGACCTGTACGCCCTCTTCCGCCAGAGCCTCGCCGGCCTGCGGGTGCTGGTCGCGGCGACCCTGCTGCTCGGCGTCGCCTACCCCGTCGTCGTGTACGGCGCGGCCGCGGTGGCCTCACCCTGGAAGTCCCACGGCTCCCTGGTGACGGTGACCGGCGGCCACACCACGGACGCCGACAAGGCGGTGGGCTCCGCCCTCCTCGGCCAGACCGTCGACGACGACGCGCTCTTCCAGGACCGCCCGTCCGCGGCTGGCGACGGCTACGACCCGCTCAACAGCTACGGCTCCAACTACGGCCCCGAGGACCCCGACCTGATCGCGGCCATCAAGGAGCGCCAGGCGGAGATCGCGGAGCGCGAGGGGGTCGACCCGGCCGACGTACCCCCCGACGCGGTCACGGCCTCGGGCTCCGGGCTCGACCCCGACATCTCGGAGGCGTACGCCGCCCTCCAGGTGCCGCGGGTGGCGCGCGCCAACGGCCTCACCGAGGCCGCCGTGCGCCACCTCGTCGCCGAGCACACCTCCGGCCGGACCTGGGGGGTGCTCGGCGAGCCACGGGTCGACGTCCTCGAGCTCAACATCGCCGTGCAGGTGCTGGCAGGATCGTGA